The Mycetohabitans endofungorum genome contains a region encoding:
- the ppsA gene encoding phosphoenolpyruvate synthase, which produces MSNTAHNGAYVLPFEALRMTDVDSVGGKNASLGEMISQLAAAGVRVPTGFATTAHAFREFLAYNDLTERIAKRLETLDVDDVKALAEAGKEIRQWIVDAPLQPRLDAEIREQFDKLQASSPQELSFAVRSSATAEDLPDASFAGQQESYLNVVGIDDVLDRIKHVFASLYNDRAISYRVHKGFTHAEVALSAGVQRMVRSDVGAAGVMFTLDTESGFRDAVFITASYGLGETVVQGAVNPDEFYVFKTTLAQGRYPIIRRSIGSKLIKMEFTQPGEPGRVKTVDVPAEQRNRYSITDEDVIQLAKYAVIIENHYQRPMDIEWGKDGRDGTLFILQARPETVKSQAAGKIEQRFKLKGQSQVLATGRAIGQKIGAGPVRVIHDPSEMERVQPGDVLVADMTDPNWEPVMKRASAIVTNRGGRTCHAAIIARELGVPAVVGCGDATDVLKDGALVTVSCAEGDEGKIYDGLLETEVTEVQRGELPKIPVKIMMNVGNPQLAFDFAQLPNAGVGLARLEFIINNNIGVHPKAILEYPNVAQDLKKAVESVARGHASPRAFYVDKLTEGVATIAAAFYPKPVIVRLSDFKSNEYKKLIGGSRYEPDEENPMLGFRGASRYIADDFAAAFEMECRALKRVRDEMGLTNVEIMVPFVRTLGQAQRVVELLAQFGLKRGDNGLRLIMMCEVPSNAILAEQFLAYFDGFSIGSNDLTQLTLGLDRDSGMELLAHDFDERDPAVRFMLSRAIETCLRLGKYVGICGQGPSDHPDFAAWLTKEGIASISLNPDTVIETWQALAQANDAQTDDAKAA; this is translated from the coding sequence ATGTCTAACACCGCACATAACGGAGCATACGTCTTACCGTTCGAAGCACTACGAATGACAGATGTCGACTCGGTCGGCGGAAAAAATGCATCGCTGGGCGAGATGATCAGCCAACTGGCTGCGGCAGGCGTTCGCGTACCGACCGGTTTCGCGACGACTGCGCACGCGTTCCGCGAATTCCTTGCTTACAATGATTTGACCGAACGGATCGCCAAGCGCCTTGAGACGCTCGATGTCGACGACGTGAAGGCGCTGGCCGAGGCCGGCAAGGAAATCCGCCAGTGGATCGTCGACGCGCCGCTGCAACCGCGCCTGGATGCGGAGATCCGCGAGCAGTTCGACAAGCTGCAGGCGTCCTCGCCCCAGGAACTATCGTTTGCGGTGCGCTCGTCGGCCACGGCCGAGGACTTGCCTGATGCGTCGTTTGCCGGCCAGCAGGAGTCGTATCTGAACGTCGTGGGCATCGACGACGTGCTGGATCGCATCAAGCACGTGTTTGCGTCGCTGTATAACGACCGCGCGATTTCGTATCGCGTGCACAAGGGTTTCACACACGCCGAGGTGGCGTTGTCCGCCGGCGTGCAGCGAATGGTGCGCTCGGACGTTGGCGCGGCCGGCGTGATGTTCACGCTGGACACCGAATCGGGCTTTCGCGACGCTGTGTTCATCACCGCTAGCTACGGACTGGGCGAGACCGTGGTGCAGGGCGCGGTGAACCCGGACGAGTTCTACGTATTCAAGACGACGCTCGCGCAGGGACGGTATCCGATCATCCGTCGCTCGATTGGCTCCAAGCTGATCAAGATGGAGTTCACGCAGCCGGGCGAGCCGGGCCGCGTGAAGACGGTTGACGTGCCGGCGGAGCAGCGCAACCGCTATTCGATCACCGACGAGGATGTGATCCAGCTCGCCAAGTATGCGGTGATTATCGAGAACCATTACCAGCGTCCGATGGACATCGAGTGGGGTAAGGACGGTCGCGATGGCACGTTGTTCATCCTGCAGGCGCGCCCTGAGACGGTGAAGAGCCAGGCGGCCGGCAAGATCGAGCAGCGCTTCAAGCTGAAGGGCCAGTCGCAGGTGCTCGCGACCGGCCGGGCGATCGGTCAGAAGATTGGCGCCGGTCCGGTGCGCGTGATCCACGATCCTTCCGAGATGGAGCGCGTGCAGCCGGGTGACGTGCTGGTGGCGGACATGACCGATCCGAACTGGGAGCCGGTGATGAAACGCGCGTCGGCGATCGTCACGAACCGGGGGGGGCGTACCTGCCACGCGGCGATCATCGCACGCGAACTCGGCGTGCCGGCCGTGGTCGGCTGCGGTGACGCGACTGATGTGCTGAAGGACGGTGCACTGGTGACGGTATCGTGCGCGGAAGGCGACGAGGGCAAGATCTACGACGGCCTGCTTGAGACAGAGGTGACCGAAGTGCAGCGCGGCGAGTTGCCGAAGATCCCGGTCAAGATCATGATGAACGTGGGCAACCCGCAACTCGCGTTTGACTTCGCGCAGTTGCCGAACGCCGGCGTCGGGCTGGCGCGGCTCGAATTCATCATCAACAACAATATCGGCGTGCATCCGAAGGCGATCCTCGAATATCCGAATGTCGCCCAGGATTTGAAGAAAGCCGTTGAGAGCGTAGCGCGCGGTCACGCGTCGCCACGTGCGTTCTATGTTGACAAGCTGACCGAGGGCGTGGCGACGATCGCCGCGGCGTTCTATCCGAAGCCGGTGATCGTGCGGCTGTCGGACTTCAAGTCGAACGAGTACAAGAAGCTGATCGGCGGTTCGCGCTATGAGCCGGACGAGGAAAACCCGATGCTCGGCTTTCGGGGCGCGTCGCGCTACATCGCCGACGATTTCGCGGCCGCGTTCGAAATGGAGTGCCGTGCGCTCAAGCGCGTGCGCGACGAGATGGGCCTGACCAACGTCGAAATCATGGTGCCGTTCGTGCGCACGCTGGGACAGGCCCAGCGGGTAGTCGAGCTGCTCGCCCAATTCGGGCTCAAGCGCGGCGACAACGGCCTGCGGCTGATCATGATGTGCGAGGTGCCGTCCAATGCGATCCTGGCCGAGCAGTTCCTCGCGTATTTCGACGGCTTCTCAATTGGCTCGAACGACTTGACGCAGCTGACGCTCGGCTTGGACCGGGACTCGGGCATGGAATTGCTCGCCCATGATTTCGACGAGCGCGATCCAGCCGTGCGCTTCATGCTGTCGCGCGCGATCGAAACCTGTCTGCGGTTGGGCAAGTATGTTGGCATTTGCGGCCAGGGCCCGTCGGACCATCCGGATTTTGCTGCGTGGTTGACGAAGGAAGGTATTGCTTCGATCTCGTTGAATCCGGATACGGTGATTGAGACGTGGCAGGCGCTCGCGCAGGCGAACGACGCGCAGACGGACGACGCGAAGGCGGCATGA
- a CDS encoding SPFH domain-containing protein — protein MELSIVALVLFVVVVVIATQCVKITPQQHAWVLERLGRYHATLTPGLNIVLPFVDRVAYKHSLKEIPLDVPSQVCITRDNTQLQVDGVLYFQVTDPMKASYGSANYVMAITQLAQTTLRSVIGKMELDKTFEERDLINHSIVSALDDAAANWGVKVLRYEIKDLTPPNEILRAMQAQITAEREKRALIAASEGRKQEQINLASGAREAAIQQSEGEKQAAINQAQGQAAAILAVAEANAQAIQKIADAIQSRGGMDAVNLKVAEQYVSAFGNLAKQGNTLIVPANLADMSTMIASALSIVKAKRDV, from the coding sequence ATGGAACTTTCGATTGTCGCACTGGTTTTGTTCGTTGTCGTGGTGGTGATCGCGACGCAATGCGTGAAGATCACACCTCAGCAGCATGCGTGGGTGCTCGAGAGGCTCGGCCGCTATCATGCGACGCTGACGCCGGGCCTAAACATCGTGCTGCCATTCGTCGATCGCGTCGCGTACAAGCATTCGCTGAAGGAGATCCCGCTCGACGTGCCGTCGCAGGTCTGCATCACGCGCGACAACACGCAACTGCAGGTCGATGGCGTACTGTACTTTCAGGTTACCGATCCGATGAAGGCCTCGTACGGTTCGGCGAACTACGTGATGGCGATCACGCAGCTTGCGCAGACGACGTTGCGCTCGGTCATTGGCAAGATGGAACTGGACAAGACGTTCGAGGAACGCGATTTGATCAACCACAGCATCGTGTCCGCGCTCGACGATGCGGCAGCGAACTGGGGCGTGAAGGTGCTGCGCTACGAAATCAAGGATCTGACGCCACCCAATGAAATCCTGCGTGCGATGCAGGCGCAGATTACGGCCGAGCGCGAGAAGCGAGCGCTGATCGCAGCGTCCGAAGGCCGCAAGCAGGAGCAGATCAACTTGGCGTCTGGCGCGCGCGAGGCGGCGATCCAGCAATCCGAAGGAGAGAAACAGGCCGCGATCAACCAAGCCCAGGGACAGGCTGCCGCCATTCTCGCGGTGGCCGAGGCCAATGCGCAGGCGATCCAGAAAATCGCCGACGCCATTCAGTCACGTGGCGGCATGGACGCGGTGAACCTGAAAGTTGCCGAACAGTATGTCAGTGCATTTGGCAACCTGGCCAAGCAAGGCAATACACTGATTGTCCCGGCCAATCTGGCTGATATGAGCACAATGATCGCGTCCGCGCTGAGCATCGTGAAAGCCAAGCGTGACGTGTAA
- a CDS encoding NfeD family protein, giving the protein MAGSGLIWWIATGALLVVELTTGTFYLLMIALGCAAGGVAHGLGMPVAAQLALAALVALAAVTALRRSRYGRRQRRDVRDATRDADVLLDIGQTVRVEHWDNGRARINYRGAQWDVELQPGESEHAHWYLIRQVRDNRLIVAARPAARSSSTV; this is encoded by the coding sequence ATGGCGGGTTCGGGACTTATCTGGTGGATCGCGACCGGTGCGTTATTGGTGGTCGAGCTGACGACCGGCACGTTCTATCTATTGATGATTGCGCTGGGTTGCGCGGCGGGCGGTGTCGCGCATGGACTCGGCATGCCGGTGGCTGCGCAGCTTGCGCTGGCCGCCCTGGTCGCGCTGGCCGCCGTGACGGCGCTGCGGCGTTCCCGCTATGGTCGTCGGCAGCGCCGCGACGTGCGGGACGCCACGCGGGACGCCGATGTGCTGCTAGACATTGGTCAGACGGTGCGCGTCGAACATTGGGATAACGGCCGGGCACGCATCAACTATCGCGGTGCACAGTGGGATGTCGAGCTTCAGCCCGGCGAGAGCGAGCATGCGCACTGGTATTTGATTCGCCAGGTGCGCGACAACCGGCTCATCGTCGCCGCTCGCCCGGCCGCTCGCTCTTCTTCCACAGTCTGA